One genomic region from Deltaproteobacteria bacterium encodes:
- a CDS encoding Glu/Leu/Phe/Val dehydrogenase has protein sequence MAENAYANALQQFDRAVSYLNLKSGIVAYLRVPKRELTVNFPVEMQDGSVRIFTGYRVHHNTALGPTKGGIRYHSHVTLDEVRALAMWMTWKCAVVGIPYGGAKGAVICDPKALSLRELEKLTRRYATEISVLMNPQGDIPASDVGTGEREMAWIMDTYSMHRGYSIPAVVTGKPLVIGGSFGRSEATGRGVMVTTIEALKRKNIVLDGARVVVQGFGKVGAPAAYLTEERGAKIIAVSDVQGGIYNAKGLKAREVLKYMTAHGSIAGYAEAEPLTNAELLELDCEVLMPCAMENQVTAANAGRVRAKVIAEGANGPLTPEADDILNDKGVFIIPDILCNAGGVTVSYFEWVQDLQSFFWGEDEINERLRQILVRSFNQVLRVGYEYNVPPRIAAQIYAIQRVAEAVMIRGIYP, from the coding sequence ATGGCGGAGAATGCGTATGCAAACGCCCTCCAGCAATTTGATCGAGCGGTCAGCTATTTGAATCTGAAGTCCGGTATCGTCGCGTATTTGCGCGTGCCGAAGCGAGAATTAACCGTTAATTTTCCTGTGGAGATGCAAGACGGATCGGTGCGGATTTTTACCGGCTACCGCGTGCATCACAATACCGCGCTGGGACCGACGAAGGGCGGTATCCGTTATCACTCTCACGTGACGTTGGATGAGGTGCGCGCCTTAGCCATGTGGATGACGTGGAAGTGCGCGGTCGTGGGCATCCCGTACGGTGGCGCGAAAGGCGCGGTTATTTGCGACCCGAAGGCGCTCTCGCTACGCGAGCTGGAAAAACTGACCCGTCGCTATGCCACCGAGATCAGCGTGTTGATGAATCCGCAAGGCGACATTCCAGCTTCGGACGTTGGTACCGGTGAGAGGGAAATGGCTTGGATCATGGACACCTACTCCATGCATCGCGGGTATTCCATCCCTGCGGTGGTGACGGGCAAGCCCCTCGTCATCGGTGGGTCGTTCGGGCGCAGTGAAGCTACTGGACGTGGCGTCATGGTGACGACTATCGAGGCACTGAAACGAAAAAATATCGTGCTCGACGGTGCTCGTGTCGTTGTCCAAGGGTTTGGCAAAGTCGGCGCTCCGGCAGCGTATTTGACCGAGGAGCGCGGCGCGAAGATTATCGCCGTCAGCGATGTCCAAGGGGGGATTTACAACGCGAAAGGTCTCAAGGCGCGGGAGGTCCTGAAATACATGACTGCCCACGGGTCCATAGCCGGGTATGCAGAAGCCGAGCCGCTCACCAATGCCGAGTTGCTGGAGCTTGATTGCGAAGTGTTGATGCCCTGCGCCATGGAAAATCAGGTGACTGCCGCCAATGCCGGGCGGGTACGTGCCAAAGTCATTGCCGAAGGAGCGAACGGCCCGCTGACTCCCGAGGCTGATGACATTCTCAACGACAAGGGCGTGTTTATTATCCCGGATATCCTGTGTAATGCCGGAGGAGTGACGGTTTCCTATTTCGAGTGGGTGCAAGACTTGCAGTCGTTCTTTTGGGGAGAAGACGAAATCAACGAGCGGCTCAGGCAAATTTTGGTGCGCAGCTTCAATCAGGTGCTGCGCGTTGGGTACGAGTATAATGTCCCCCCTCGCATAGCAGCACAGATTTACGCGATCCAACGCGTGGCCGAAGCAGTGATGATTCGCGGGATTTATCCTTGA
- a CDS encoding insulinase family protein, translating into MKTWLIAIVALFSVCTTTAHAAPLGSRSTLDNGAILLVAERPGIPMAVMSITLKTGAAADPAGKEGVANLTAELLTRGTKKHTAQTLAEDLDFLGASLSVETDNETTTIALTSLTKNLEPALDLLAEVLLEPTFPPSELALKRKEIEGDLRSREEQPGWVAQRAFLAKLYAGHPYGRLVEGQPSTLATLIQANVKKFHQEYYRPNNAIIALAGDVSTAQATALLQKHLAAWKQAPITDIAWPTDPQASAARLTIDKKVSQANIILGHPAIARSNPDYYAIQLVNYILGARGTESRLMKRIREELGLVYHIGSTFVARKHAGPFMISFQTKNASTTQAVDESLQVLRQLISQGLTQEELEAARAYFVNGFPLRLVSNRDVANLLPVLEFYALGLDYPDRYAELMGQVTIEKIQAVAKTYLHPDQLLQVIVADLAAAGLDKKE; encoded by the coding sequence ATGAAAACCTGGCTTATCGCGATCGTTGCCCTCTTCTCTGTCTGCACTACCACGGCTCACGCCGCACCCCTTGGCTCGCGTTCGACGCTGGACAACGGCGCCATCCTCCTGGTCGCCGAGCGCCCAGGGATTCCCATGGCCGTCATGAGTATCACCCTGAAAACCGGAGCAGCGGCGGACCCTGCCGGAAAAGAAGGAGTCGCGAACCTGACGGCGGAACTGCTCACCCGCGGGACCAAGAAGCACACCGCGCAAACCCTGGCCGAAGACCTCGATTTTCTCGGTGCGTCCTTGAGCGTCGAGACGGATAACGAGACCACCACGATCGCGCTCACCAGCCTCACGAAGAATCTAGAGCCGGCGCTCGATTTGCTTGCGGAGGTACTACTCGAACCGACCTTTCCTCCGAGCGAACTCGCACTCAAACGGAAAGAGATTGAAGGCGACCTCAGAAGCCGCGAAGAACAACCGGGCTGGGTCGCGCAGCGCGCCTTTCTCGCCAAGCTCTATGCTGGGCATCCGTACGGACGGTTGGTTGAAGGACAACCGTCAACCCTGGCTACATTGATACAAGCCAATGTCAAGAAATTCCATCAGGAGTATTATCGCCCGAATAATGCCATCATTGCCTTGGCGGGCGATGTCTCGACAGCGCAAGCCACAGCGCTGTTACAGAAGCATTTAGCTGCCTGGAAACAAGCGCCGATCACAGACATCGCTTGGCCGACGGACCCGCAGGCGAGCGCGGCCCGTCTCACAATCGATAAAAAAGTGAGCCAAGCGAATATCATTCTCGGTCATCCCGCCATCGCACGTTCCAACCCGGACTATTACGCCATTCAACTCGTGAACTACATTCTTGGGGCACGCGGTACCGAGTCGCGCCTCATGAAACGGATTCGCGAAGAACTCGGACTCGTCTATCATATCGGGAGCACCTTCGTCGCACGCAAACATGCCGGTCCCTTCATGATTTCGTTTCAGACCAAGAACGCGAGCACCACCCAAGCCGTGGACGAATCCCTCCAAGTGCTGCGTCAGCTGATCAGCCAAGGGTTGACCCAAGAAGAGTTAGAGGCCGCGAGAGCCTATTTCGTCAACGGCTTTCCGCTGCGTTTGGTCTCGAACCGCGACGTAGCCAACCTGCTTCCGGTGCTCGAATTCTATGCTCTGGGGCTGGATTATCCTGACCGCTACGCCGAGCTGATGGGACAAGTGACCATCGAGAAGATCCAAGCCGTGGCGAAGACCTATCTCCATCCGGACCAATTGCTGCAAGTGATCGTTGCCGACCTGGCAGCAGCGGGGTTGGACAAGAAAGAGTAG
- a CDS encoding insulinase family protein: MIQVRRRFPGWLFLLFVLCAFLLHLGTAALAAAAATRTEQGWLVTEELLPNGLTVLILEDHRAPAVSLQVWYKVGSRNERLGITGISHLLEHLMFRGTPKYGPGEFSKLVQATGGTDNAFTSDDQTVYFENSAAPHIELLLSLEADRLVNLNLDETGFQAERKIVMEERRMRTTDDPGSDLLEQLSAAAYTAHPYGWPTVGWMNDLEAMTLDDVQKYRQIYYAPNNAILVIAGDVSPETLLPKVRAEFGKAQTNTPPPPVSAKEPPQRGERRVVLKRPASLPIYMAAYHTPNFEHADSFPLSMLSIILAGGRSSRLQLSLVEHKALALSADADYGRTSLDPALFFLSMRIAPGKKWQEAEAALYQEVEKAKTTLVGEKELQRAQNLVEASFIYGQDSLFYRAQQLGQYALLGDWKLIDKVIPGIRAVTAADIQRVAQTYLREENRTVGLLLPEGAPVRESSPTALGTRAVH; the protein is encoded by the coding sequence ATGATCCAAGTGCGGCGTCGTTTTCCCGGTTGGCTTTTTCTCCTCTTTGTTCTCTGCGCTTTTCTCCTCCACTTAGGTACGGCAGCATTGGCAGCCGCAGCAGCCACACGAACAGAACAAGGCTGGCTCGTGACAGAAGAGCTACTGCCGAATGGCCTCACCGTGCTCATCTTAGAGGATCATCGCGCTCCGGCGGTCTCCCTCCAGGTCTGGTATAAAGTCGGCTCGCGTAACGAACGGCTCGGCATCACCGGGATCTCCCACCTCCTCGAACACTTGATGTTCCGCGGCACCCCCAAATATGGACCAGGCGAGTTCTCTAAGCTGGTCCAGGCCACCGGCGGAACGGATAACGCCTTCACCTCCGACGACCAAACCGTCTATTTCGAGAATAGCGCGGCACCTCATATCGAACTTCTCTTGTCACTAGAAGCTGACCGCCTGGTCAACCTCAACCTCGACGAAACCGGCTTTCAGGCGGAACGCAAAATCGTCATGGAAGAACGCCGCATGCGCACGACCGACGACCCGGGCTCGGATTTGCTCGAACAGTTAAGTGCGGCTGCCTACACCGCGCACCCCTACGGTTGGCCGACGGTCGGGTGGATGAACGATCTCGAAGCGATGACGCTCGACGACGTACAAAAGTATCGCCAGATCTATTATGCGCCGAACAACGCGATTCTCGTCATCGCTGGCGATGTTTCCCCGGAAACTCTCCTGCCGAAAGTCCGCGCAGAATTCGGTAAGGCACAAACGAATACCCCGCCGCCGCCAGTCTCGGCGAAGGAGCCGCCACAACGCGGAGAGCGCCGGGTCGTCCTCAAACGCCCAGCCTCGCTTCCCATCTACATGGCGGCATATCACACCCCAAATTTCGAGCACGCGGACAGTTTCCCGCTCTCTATGCTCTCCATCATCCTCGCCGGTGGACGCAGTTCACGTTTGCAACTCTCGTTGGTCGAGCACAAAGCGCTGGCCTTGTCCGCAGATGCCGACTACGGCCGCACCTCGCTCGATCCGGCTCTGTTCTTTCTCTCCATGCGCATCGCGCCGGGGAAAAAATGGCAAGAGGCTGAGGCAGCGCTCTACCAGGAGGTCGAGAAAGCGAAAACGACACTGGTAGGAGAGAAAGAACTCCAACGCGCGCAGAACCTCGTGGAAGCCTCTTTCATCTATGGCCAAGATTCGCTGTTCTACCGCGCCCAGCAACTCGGCCAGTACGCCTTGCTCGGCGATTGGAAATTGATCGACAAAGTCATCCCCGGCATCCGTGCGGTCACAGCCGCAGATATCCAGCGCGTCGCGCAAACCTATCTGCGCGAAGAGAACCGCACCGTAGGTCTGCTTTTGCCGGAAGGTGCGCCAGTGCGAGAAAGCTCCCCAACAGCACTCGGCACCCGCGCCGTCCACTAA